Part of the Methylomonas rapida genome is shown below.
CGAAGTGGCTGGAGCAGCAACCCGCGGTGGCGAAAGTGCATTATCCGGGCCTGGCATCGCATGCTCAACATGAACTGGCGAAACGTCAGCAGAGCCATTTCGGCGCGGTGGTTAGTTTCGAACTGACCGGCGGTCAAGAGCAGGCCTGGCGTTTGATCGATTCAACCCGAATGTTGTCGATTACCGCGAATCTGGGCGACGTCAAAACCACGATCACGCATCCTGCCACCACCACGCACGGCAGACTTAGCCCTGAAGCCAGAGCCGAGGCGGGCATCAAGGATAGCCTGGTCAGAATATCGGTGGGTCTGGAAAATCTGGAAGATATTAAAAACGACTTGCGAAGAGGCTTATAGAAACTCTGAAAGTCAGGGCGGGAGCGTGGCCCTGGCTGCACATGAGGTTGGGTTGTTTTTGGATATAAGGCTTTAGCTGCCGCACAGGCGCTTGAGTTCGCCGAACGGAGTCGAGGCGAACGATGAAACTGGGCTTGCCTGATTACCGAAATTCGAAAATAAGCTATCTTTGATGCATCTTGATGGATTAATACGGAATTGCGTGCATGTTTCGAGAAAGAAGAGAGTACAGAAAAAAATTCAATGCCTTCGGACAATTGCACATCGGGGGGGAGGTGCTGCAATTCAATTGCTACGACGTTTCTGTAAAGGGAGCGATGATAGAAGTGTCGCCAGGCGAATTATTGGCGAGCGTGGCCGATTTCGAAGCGTTTTTGCGGGAAGACAGGCGCGCGGAAATTTTCATAGGCGAGTTGATGCTGGCCGGTGAAGTCAGAATCGTTTGGGTGCGCGAGGAACGTGGCCGTCTCTATATGGGGCTGGAATTCGAAACAGTGGTCCATAACGCGGAAAAACTCTGGATCAAGCGGCGAGGTTACCGCCAGACCAAGCCTTTTACCGCCGAACTCTTTATCGACAACGAGCGTTTGCTGGTGGAGGGTATCAACCGTTCCAACGATGGCTTATGCGTCCAATCAAACAAGCCGCATCGCCCAATCAAGACCAATACGCCGGTCAAACTACAAATCAAGGAATTTGGTTTGGCCGCGCTGGGCAAGGTGGTTTGGGTGGGCGATGAGGACGATTCGACCAAATTGGGATTGCAAATCGTCTCCATCCTGTAAGGAATGTGTGAGAAATAAGCTTGGCAATTGGTAGGTGTCAATTCATTCGCACTGCGCGGATAAATCCGCACCTACACCGAATACTTGCATAGGTTATTTCATGTTCATTCCTAACAGCATATTCGCGCCGTTTAGCCACTGACTTATTGGCTTACGGCTGCTCCCGGAGCAATGGATCGAGCGCGTTCCTCATGTCCAGTGCTTGCAAATCGTCAAAACCGCCAATGTGGCGCTCGCCGATGAAAATTTGTGGAATGGTGCGGCGCTGGGTTTTTTCCATCAATTCTTGACGCAGGCCGGGCCTGGAGTCGACATCGATTTCTGTATAGCTTGCGCCCTTGCGCTCCAACAAGCGTTTGGCCATGGTGCAGTAAGGGCATAAGCGGCCGGTGTAAACGACGATTTCTGGCATCTGATTTAAATTAAAGCTTTCTAATAAAGCTGGTATTCTAACCAGCCTGAGAGGCTTGCTCAATAGCCAGCGCATTGGCAAATTGCGTCAACAAGGTCAGTGCCGCGGTCGACAGCGAGTCGCCGAAAGCGACGATGCCGTCTTCGTGGCCCAGCATGCTGAAAATCGGCAAGCTAGCCAGTTTGCCCGAGGCGAAAAGTTCTTCGACGGCCTCGGCCATTTCCAGGCTGCCATAAGGAACGTCCGCCGCGGTATGAGGTATTTGCAGCGCTTGGGTCTGGCGCCAGATTTGGGGGCAATGCACATGAATCACGGCCTGTGCCTTGGGTGCATGCAGATAGATGCTGGCATGGGTCAATGCTTCCGAAGAAGGCCGGGAAGGTCCGCGCGAAAACAGCGCATTCTGTTTTGGCAAGGCCTTTTCGACAATGGCAAAATGCCTCGTGGTCAATAGCGGTAAATGGCCGGTTTGGGTGCCGGAAATCAAAAATGCCTGTCGGTCCTGTTGTAAGCGCTGACTGATATTGCCGTAGCCGAGGCCATGATATTTTTCCGGTGATTGTCCAATGAGTTCCAATCTAAACAGCACATTGCGCCAGGCATTGATTTGACTGATGTCGGTCGTGATTGCAGCGTCGTCGGCCTGGTGTTTCAGCCGGTATTTGATTACACCTTCCCGCTCATTCATGTTATTTTTGCATGGATTCTGATTTGTCTTTTATTTTCAAACACATGATGTTCAAGTTTTTTAAATCCGCTTTTGCTCCGTGGCTCATCCTGTCATTGCTTGCCATCAATCTGGCTTTCGCGGCCAACGAAAGCGCGACGGCCAAAAAAAGCGTGACGGCGGCGGAAATAGAGCAACGCATGCAGTCTCTCAAGGACAAGCAAAACATCTCCGAGGAATTGCGCAATCGTATTCTCGCGGCTTATCAGGAAAGTCTGGACAATTTGCGAGAACTGGAAAATCAGCAGACTGAAGCCGCCGAGCTCAAGCGTACGTCCAGCAGTATACCGCTGGAAGCCAAACAGCTACAGGCGCAAATCGCCGATGCGGAAAATCAGTTGAAAAACCGCAGTCCGGAAAAACTGGCGATATTTCCCACCGATGAGATCGAGCAGCGTCAAGTCATTGAGAAAACGCGGCTCAGCGATTTGGATGCCGAAATTGCCCGGGTCGAAAACCTGGTCACTGAGCTGAGCAATAGCCCGCAAATGATCAGGGAGAAGATTTCGGAACTCAAGGCCAAGCAAGCATCGACGCAACAGGAACAGCAGGCGCTGACCGGCAAGACCATGGAAAATCTGCCGGAAAAGGAGGCCAGGCAAATTCAGCTGGATACGCGAATGCGCCTGCTGAACAGCACGCAAAAGACGCTGGAGCTCGAATACATCAGCAATCCGATGCTTCTGCAATTACAGAAAGACCACTTGCAATTATTGAACTTGCAACGGGAGCGCTTGAGCCTGGTCATTGCCGAATTGGAAAGCTACCTGCTGGAAAGGCGGCAACAGGAAATCGACAAAGAGCGGGCCGAATTGCTGCAGGCGGAAAAGGATGCCGAAGGCAAGCATCCTTTGATTCGTGCCGCGACCAAGGACAACATGCGTTACAACCGTAATTTGCGGGATGTGAACCAGCATATCGAGCAGTATTTGGCGCAAAAAAACGACATCGATGCACGCAACAAGCAACTGGAAAAAGATTTTCAGAGCGCCGAGCAAAAAATCAATCTGGCGGGCTTGAGTCCGGCACTGGGCAATTTACTGCGCGAACAGCGGCGGAATCTGCCGCAACGCAAGCAATACGGCAATTTCAACGACACGATTCAGCAGGAAATCGCCTCCACCAGCTTGGAGATGTTCAAGCTCGACGAGGTTAAAAAGGAACTGGCCGACGTAAACCAGACCCTGTTGATGCGATTGGAACAACAGCTGCCGGCGAACACCGAGCCCGCCGAAGCCTTGCGCATTCGTACCGAATTGCGCATGCTGCTGAACGATCAAAAAGACCTGGTCGGGCGCTTGTCGATCGCTTATGCGGAATACGCCAGGATATTGGGGGATGTCGATTTTACCCTGCAGCAAATGCTGAACAGCGCGGATAAATTCGGTGCCTATTTGGATCAGCGCCTGTTATGGGTGCCGAACGCGCCGGTGATTACCAAGGCTTATTTGCAAAATATCGTGCATTCGGTGACCTGGTTTTGCGCGCCCGCGAATTGGGCGCAGGTCATCGGCAATTTGAAGAAGGGTCTGGAATCCTACCCATTGATGTTGATGCTGGGTATTGCAATCGTTGTGCTACATCTAAAATTTAAAAATACCTTGCGAGTCAACCTGGCGGCTCTGTTGGCGAAAAGCCGCTCCAATCAATATGTCACCGGTTTCGGCCAAACCTTGAGCGGTTTGGGTTACATCCTGGCCATGTCCCTGCCTGTCCCGTTGTTGATGGGGTGGGCGGGCTGGATGCTGAGCCTGAATTACAACGGCGATGGCTTTAGTCGGGCTCTTGTCGGCGGTTTGCTATCGGCCGCCGTTTCCTTGGCATTGTTGCAGTTTTTTTATCGCATCTTCAGGCCCGACGGCGTGGCCGTGTCGTTGTTTTTCTGGCATCAGCGTACCGCACAGCTGTTGTACCAACAATTGAAATGGTCTCGCTTCGTCATCATTCCCTGCATTTTCATCGTCGGCATGACCAGCGCCAATTTGTTTTCCGAACACAATCAAACCCTGGGCAGAACCGCGCAAATCCTGATGATGCTGGTCGTGTCCTATGTGATGCATCGTTTGGCTCATCCAGGCATCGGTCTGGGTAAGACGTTTTATGTGTATTCGAGCAGTTGGATCAGCCGCTTGCGTTATGTTTGGTATGGCTTGGCCATTCTGGCGCCTTGGGTCGTGATTGGGTTTTCCGTGGCGGGTTATTATCAAAGCGCACTGGAATTGCAGGGCAAGTTGGTGGTTACGTTGCGGCTGATATTCATCACGGCCTTGTTCCATGCCTTGGCCTTGCGTTGGTTGACGGTCACCAAGCGCCAACTGGCGGTGCAAAATGCCCGCAAAAAACGCAAGCAAACGGTGGATCAGGTATCCGCCAGCCTCAGCACCGAAGGAGGGGGCTATGTATCGGATGAAGCCCTGGTGGATATTTCCACGATTAACCAGCAAAGCGACAAGCTGTTGATCACGGTGATCGCGGTGATCTTGTTGGCGGGTTTCTGGATGATCTGGAGCGATATTTTGCCGGCCTTCGCGGTGTTCGACCGCGTCGAGCTCTGGCAGCGCAGCGAGTTGCTGGACGGCAAGGAGGTCAGCATGCCGGTTACCCTGATCAACCTGTTCTTTGCGGTGTTTTATGCGGCGTTGACATTCGTATTCGTCAGCAACTTTCCGGCACTGGTCGATCTGCTGTCGGTAGGCAAGTTCGCGATGACCTCTGGCAGCCGTTATGCCTTGATTCAGTTGGCGCGCTATTTATTGATCACGATCGCGTTTTTGGCCGTTGCCAATGAATTGGGGGGGCGCTGGTCGCAAGTGCAGTGGCTGGTCGCCGCGCTTTCCGTGGGTTTGGGTTTCGGCTTGCAGGAAATATTCGCCAACATGGTTTCCGGCATCATCCTGTTGTTCGAGCGCCCGATTCGGGTCGGCGACACCGTGACTGTGGGGGATGTTACCGGGCGCGTGTGCCGGATTCAGATGCGCGCCACCCACATTCTGGACTGGGACAGCAAGGAACTGGTGGTGCCGAACAAATCCATCATCACCGATCGCCTGGTGAACTGGACCTTGACCGACACGGTCACGCGCGTGATTTTGATGATGAACGTCTCTTACGGCAGCGATATCGAATTGGTGGAAAAAATTCTGAAAGACACGGTGAGTACGGTCGATAAGATATTGCCGGATCCCGAGCCCATGGTGTCCTTCTTGAGTTTTGGAGAAAGCGCGATAAATTTCAGAATATCGGTATTTGTCAAAGAGTTGGGCGACAGAATGGCCGTCACCCATGAATTGCATAAAAAACTCTACGTCGCCCTGCAGCAAAACGGCATAGAAATACCGTTTCCGCAACGCGACATTCATATCCGTTCGGTTGCCGACGGGGTATTCACGAGCGGCGGAGCAAGTAGTCGATTTCAATAAAAAATCAAACTGTAATAAAATGGCGAGTTTTACAAAAGCCTGGTATTGAAACGGATTTACAGATGCGCTGTCCATTTTGCTCCGCACAAGATACGCGAGTGAT
Proteins encoded:
- a CDS encoding PilZ domain-containing protein, which gives rise to MFRERREYRKKFNAFGQLHIGGEVLQFNCYDVSVKGAMIEVSPGELLASVADFEAFLREDRRAEIFIGELMLAGEVRIVWVREERGRLYMGLEFETVVHNAEKLWIKRRGYRQTKPFTAELFIDNERLLVEGINRSNDGLCVQSNKPHRPIKTNTPVKLQIKEFGLAALGKVVWVGDEDDSTKLGLQIVSIL
- the grxC gene encoding glutaredoxin 3 encodes the protein MPEIVVYTGRLCPYCTMAKRLLERKGASYTEIDVDSRPGLRQELMEKTQRRTIPQIFIGERHIGGFDDLQALDMRNALDPLLREQP
- a CDS encoding class II aldolase/adducin family protein, whose translation is MNEREGVIKYRLKHQADDAAITTDISQINAWRNVLFRLELIGQSPEKYHGLGYGNISQRLQQDRQAFLISGTQTGHLPLLTTRHFAIVEKALPKQNALFSRGPSRPSSEALTHASIYLHAPKAQAVIHVHCPQIWRQTQALQIPHTAADVPYGSLEMAEAVEELFASGKLASLPIFSMLGHEDGIVAFGDSLSTAALTLLTQFANALAIEQASQAG
- a CDS encoding mechanosensitive ion channel domain-containing protein, which translates into the protein MSFIFKHMMFKFFKSAFAPWLILSLLAINLAFAANESATAKKSVTAAEIEQRMQSLKDKQNISEELRNRILAAYQESLDNLRELENQQTEAAELKRTSSSIPLEAKQLQAQIADAENQLKNRSPEKLAIFPTDEIEQRQVIEKTRLSDLDAEIARVENLVTELSNSPQMIREKISELKAKQASTQQEQQALTGKTMENLPEKEARQIQLDTRMRLLNSTQKTLELEYISNPMLLQLQKDHLQLLNLQRERLSLVIAELESYLLERRQQEIDKERAELLQAEKDAEGKHPLIRAATKDNMRYNRNLRDVNQHIEQYLAQKNDIDARNKQLEKDFQSAEQKINLAGLSPALGNLLREQRRNLPQRKQYGNFNDTIQQEIASTSLEMFKLDEVKKELADVNQTLLMRLEQQLPANTEPAEALRIRTELRMLLNDQKDLVGRLSIAYAEYARILGDVDFTLQQMLNSADKFGAYLDQRLLWVPNAPVITKAYLQNIVHSVTWFCAPANWAQVIGNLKKGLESYPLMLMLGIAIVVLHLKFKNTLRVNLAALLAKSRSNQYVTGFGQTLSGLGYILAMSLPVPLLMGWAGWMLSLNYNGDGFSRALVGGLLSAAVSLALLQFFYRIFRPDGVAVSLFFWHQRTAQLLYQQLKWSRFVIIPCIFIVGMTSANLFSEHNQTLGRTAQILMMLVVSYVMHRLAHPGIGLGKTFYVYSSSWISRLRYVWYGLAILAPWVVIGFSVAGYYQSALELQGKLVVTLRLIFITALFHALALRWLTVTKRQLAVQNARKKRKQTVDQVSASLSTEGGGYVSDEALVDISTINQQSDKLLITVIAVILLAGFWMIWSDILPAFAVFDRVELWQRSELLDGKEVSMPVTLINLFFAVFYAALTFVFVSNFPALVDLLSVGKFAMTSGSRYALIQLARYLLITIAFLAVANELGGRWSQVQWLVAALSVGLGFGLQEIFANMVSGIILLFERPIRVGDTVTVGDVTGRVCRIQMRATHILDWDSKELVVPNKSIITDRLVNWTLTDTVTRVILMMNVSYGSDIELVEKILKDTVSTVDKILPDPEPMVSFLSFGESAINFRISVFVKELGDRMAVTHELHKKLYVALQQNGIEIPFPQRDIHIRSVADGVFTSGGASSRFQ